The Chloroflexota bacterium DNA segment CGAGAAAGACATCCTCACCGTCGCCCTCGAGCACGATGACCTTGAGGCCCTCCGCGTCCTCCGCGCCCAGCAGGAGGCCAATGGCTTCACCGTCGAGTGGCTCGACGCTCTCCAGGTCCGCGAGCTCGAGCCCGGCATAGGCCCCGATGTCCTCGGCGGCATGCTCACCCGCCACACATGGCTCCTCGACAGTGACACCCTCACGAAGTCCCTCATGCTTGCCGCCGAGAGCAACGGCGCGGAGCTGCGCATCGGCGACGTCCGCGGCCTCCAGTGGGACGGTGATCGCGCCACCGGCGTCGAACTCGCAAGCGGCGGCCCCATCGCGTGCGCCAACGTCGTCCTCGCGATGGGCCCGTGGTCCGCCTTCCTGCGCGACTGGCTTGGCGTCGACGTCCCCGTGCGCCCCATCAAGGGCGAAATCCTCCGCATCCGAACGAACGCGATGCCCGCGGTGCCGCACCTCGGCTGGCAGCACAGCTATATGGTGCGCAAGCCCGATGGCCTCCTCTGGACCGGCACCACCGAGGACGAGGTCGGCTTCGACCGCGAACCCTCAGCCTCTGCCGCGCAGCGCATCATTGAGGGCGCCGGCCGCGTCTTCCCCGCCATCACCAAGGGCACAGTCGAGCTCCACACCGCCTGCCTGCGCCCCGTCTCCCCCGACAACGCCCCCATCATCGGCGCAGTCCCCGGTAAGCAGGGCGTATTCGTCGCGACGGGCGGCGGACGTAAGGGCATCCTCGCGGGTCCCGCCCTCGGCATGGCAACCGCCGACCTCGTTACCAGGGGCGCGACA contains these protein-coding regions:
- a CDS encoding FAD-dependent oxidoreductase; protein product: MQDRSSTDVVIVGGGIAGCAVAYYLTTMGVRPIVVEREQVAGSASGFAQGGLYIMSGPGMDGPFFPLVRESLQLHRELHPVLTEATGLDSRLAEKDILTVALEHDDLEALRVLRAQQEANGFTVEWLDALQVRELEPGIGPDVLGGMLTRHTWLLDSDTLTKSLMLAAESNGAELRIGDVRGLQWDGDRATGVELASGGPIACANVVLAMGPWSAFLRDWLGVDVPVRPIKGEILRIRTNAMPAVPHLGWQHSYMVRKPDGLLWTGTTEDEVGFDREPSASAAQRIIEGAGRVFPAITKGTVELHTACLRPVSPDNAPIIGAVPGKQGVFVATGGGRKGILAGPALGMATADLVTRGATDLPIATLGLDRFM